The genomic stretch ttataaataattataataatatttaaaatccATTTTATATGTGATTTCTGAGTAAAACATATTCATCTTTAtgttaatattaaaataaatccgAATCACTTTTCTAATAATATTGTGAATAAAAAAAGATACTATCAAATACATGCATGCTGAAAGCAACGCACATCACACTGAATTTGAAATGCTATGCATATATATACTTCACAATGTGTCTCTTTAATTCACACGCACGCTAATTCCATTTTTcagaagaaaaaacaaatggCAGAGACTTCCGATGCTGAGAAGATTGCTTGCGTCAAAAATTCACACGCACGCTAATTCTATTTTTCAGAAGGAAAAAAATGGCAGAGACTTCCGATGCTGAGAAGATTGCACGCGTCAAAGAATCCAACCGCCGCTCCGATCGTACCTGCCGCTCCGGCCGATCCAGAGACTTCCGACCCTGCCAAGATTGCGCGCGCGTCAAAGAATCCCACCGCCGCTCCGGCCGATCCAGAGACTTCCGTGAAAGGAAATGGGCTagaattagattaatatggattaagtaATTATAGTTGGACTACAATtatattagtccataagcccaacaatcatggaaCCCTAGTGACTCTTcatctatataatggttatttattcttcATTGTGAGGCATGAGAAATAGAGTACctgtagagagaaaatacgtaaagctttgtagagagaattcatagcattcttctacggagcaattgtaccgggatagttcctgcatcggattggattgcacgtggacctcgatagtagttgattcaacttgcaggatacaatcgtagaagaaaacaacacaacaagtaagatttagttccgttgtgttttacatgctcaagttgcaatatgattatgaatctagatctgttattcttgtatgcaatttccgctgcactcattagatgaatacaagaattactAACAGTGGTATCATAATACATTTCGTTTACTAATTAATTTGTGGACgattttggaaatcaaaattcTGAAATTGGATTTAAAAATTCTTTCAAAAATTAGTGTGACAATTGGAACTTGATTCCAACCCAACAACTGTACTAAGAACGTTTTGCAAACCAAAATCATGACCACTGGCGTGAAGTGACACTTGAACTTGATTATGGAATTCAATAAAATATCGAATATGAGTTGTAAACTGTAATTAAGTTTTGAAGGTTtctgaaaattgaaattggatttcaactaaaagataataatatattttcaaccatATTTGCAATTGAATTTCGAAAATTGAAATGGGATTccaatcaattttaaaattaaatttgaggATAAGATTGGTTCTGGGAACAAATCGCCGTCATGAATGAATCTTATTGAACAAGTTTTGAACAACGGAGGTGATCGGTGCTTGGCACTGGAGGGGATGCTAGTGGTTCGGCTTCGTTGCGGCGTAAATCCAGCCAAAACATTCATCTCCACACAACCGTGCTATACTTTGCTCGACATCTCGGAGATGACGATCGATTTCCAAGAAAACGGACTTGGAAGAGCCGCTTATGGAGACGATGTGACCGACGAGAAGGAGCAAAGGAAGTCGGCGCAAAAGCTACTGCCTTAAACCCTAACGGGTCTCAGGACTAGATCGGGTTATACCCGATTCTGGCCGCGGGTTTAAGCCCACCGTGAGGATGTATGTGCTGGTGCTATGACTGTGCAGTAGCTGCACTACTTTTATTTGATTCATTTAATTAGTTTGAAATTCATATAGATAAGAGagttaatatattaattagattaatagatTGTGATTCATCGTTATTATtttagaaataataatattgtgtatcttttattgattttgaattaATCATGtacaattattataatatagattattatttaaattcattaatTCGATTACAGAATActgataataataaatatactgttaatattaatttggaattaatattaaatatgtgattatgttaattTAGAATAAATACATACATTTTTAAGCccacatttaattagagaataaaatttgattttatttattgagcattatttgatattacATGTGATAAGcatgttatttgatttttatgcttattttatttaactatagtagttagagaccgtgttatattatgtctgggtaggcggcgcccagtatgtgtagtccgtgttatactatgtctgggtaggcggcgcccagtaattgtttgaaatttaatattggatattatattcatataacCAGTATCACATTTACCCccataaaatataagtcttgtttttgaaacaaacgcatcgtccatcataattgtttgatgttcctagccttttcgaccTTGAGTTTTACGCCAAAGTGTTTGCTATAAATCTACAAGGCCaaggtgtcctcaatttagttatgtagaaagatcttcttcgcctactaagagtatatatacttataaaattattgttcagaacttctaagtcttttttgtaatttgtaattagcttcgttgttgactagtagtctcgttgtatttaaatttttgtttaagacttcaagacctcaaggtttttgtgatttgtaattgttgtagcttgtaatctcaataaaattgcaactttcattgtgttttttttttaattttatttacgcacattttatagataaacaaattaaaaaaaaatttgacgaaccgccgaaccggcccggaaccagcggttttttgaaccggaaccagaaccgccgggacccttggcgggcaggttccggttcatggggatgatgaaccgtgaaccgtcggttcatgaaccggaaccggcggtttcgacccgtgtgcatgcctacatATAGTATATTCATGTGCAAACTATTTCAAAATAAAGTAGCGCAGCTGGTCTCAGTTTCTGTCTCACTCAAGACAGCTCCATGTACGATTTACTATCGGAAAACTTTTCTATTTctctttaaaattattattatgagaAGAGATTAACAAGAAAGGGTAGAGTGCTCGCTTTGCATGCGAGAGGCACGGGTAAAATATTTATTCTGACCaaattatatttggaaatttTGCAATTTTCGGCAATTCGAGAGCTTATAtgtcatttcatttaataacaTTTATACCTTTTTCAGTTTATAAAGTTAAGTAGTTGCTATTCAATTCCACTCCAATCACATTGAAGTTCATTGCAATGACGAATAGGCCAGAACAAAAGACGAGGAGTTGCAAAGTATAGGGCttgggaaaaataccgaaataccgaaataccggccttatcgtaccgaaaaaatatcgaaaatatcaaatttttggtATATCGTGACTTTCGGtatggtatgataccttaccgaaaaatttcggtaaggtaacggtatggattttcaaataccgggtataccgctgcataccgaaattcggtatataccgtaaattaaggtatataccgtaaactaaggtatataccacaaaaatataaacacaattatatataaaatatattttatatatttttaaattataaaatctaatgtgaaatataaatataattatgaataaattatatttaatttatttttaaaattataaaatataaataatattctaaaaactctaattttctattttaattgatgttgaaagtcaggtataccgaacttcggtatggtataccgaaaatgaggtacggtatcggtatggaaattcgtcataccgaaaataaggtataccgaagttcggtataccgaaaactttggtaaggtaaaggtatgattttttcgcataccgtatTTACGGTAAAGTATACGGTacggtggtttcggtaaggtataccgtacctacccacccctagcAAAGTATGTAATCATATGCAGGTGCAAGTTCGACTTCAGAGCAATGATATTATCAACAAGCAGAATACCAGTCAGTATTTGTTTTCCAGAAAAGTGTAAACATTCAGTGATTTTTCTAGCAATCTGTATGCATCTGGCGAAAGAATTCGGAAAAGTCTTCTCATATTCCTATTTGGAGTACCTCAAGCAATTTTTGGTTATCCTTGTCCCCCTTCCTGAACAATTTCAATCATCTTTCAACCTTCTGAGAACTCTCGAGGCCCAGCGCTTGACACGTCGCTTCAGAGTGTAGCCAATGAAAACTCCAGCAACAAAGCAAAAGGCACAAAGCTTTGAGCAAGTCCCCACTGATATAAATTGCCTGCGTAATGCAATTCATCAATACAAGgacaagaaataaagaaaacaaaatcaagTGCCACCACATGGAAACAGTCGAGGTAAGGAAATCTTGACTTGAACTTTCACACAtgaaaaaaatgcaatatttgGTATACTATGTACTACACATTTAGTCACTCTTTTCAAGGAGATGTCTGATCGACTAATTAGTAAAGCTGGGAAAGCAATCTTAAACAGAACAAGAGaaaaatgaaaggaaaaaaaagcaaTAAAATCCACGATGAAAAGAATTCATGATATCTGAATAAAGCAGCTCCAAATTCATAACAAGATACCATAGTTATATCGATCAAGAAAACTAAAATTGTATATTAACATCATGAAGGAGTCAATTCACCTGTTGTTTTTAGAGGGCCAAATGGGAGTCAAATTCATGTATACAAACTGACTAGCTGTCCAAAGTAAATGACTTATGGTAGTCTTGATTCTTTGTATTCTAGTCGCAAGACTCGATTACCTTGACACTCCATCTCCACATTTCCAACTTACAAGACAAGTATGCCGGATCACAGTAAGTGAAGGTGACTATACACGAAAACGCACAAGTGCTTGATAAGAGCGCTAAATTTTTAACCGCTCATGTATAATTTCCTTTCAACTAGTAACTCAATCCTGCAGTTCTCTAAGCTGTATAATTTCCTGCCAACTAGTTAATCAATCGGCAATTCAATTCTCTGATCTGCAACCAGACTAAATTCCTGATACACTAGAGTGCGAAAATCGACATACATCGACTACAAAAACATACTACTAATTTAAACAAGGTGGAAGCTTAATCACGTACTCAGTGGCTAAAATCAAACACTACCATACCTAGTGAATTGATATCAAACCATCCCCATACCCTCATATCCCCCAAATCGAAATGCAATTGAATTACAGACAGCCATAATTATAAAAACGGCCACAAACTTGTTATTTTGAGCTAAAAACAGACAAATCAGAAGAGAAACACGCAATCAGATACATGAGCAAAGATTTTTGGCATTTAAAAGACCTCTAACGCAAATGAAAAGATAAGAAGATGGATGTACCTTGAGGAGCGGGTGACCAACCGGCCAGACTGGTCAACAGATAACGCTGACACcgacgaagaagaaagagaagagTTAAGAGGTTTAGCTTTCTCCAAAGAAGAGGCGTAGGTGCTGAATTTCTCTGCCGATTCTTGCACCTGTGATACCGCACTGCTGTATGCCTTCTGCAATCCTTCCATTTTCTTTGTCAAATTTCGATCTTCTTCAGTTTCACAATTGGGGATATTGAAtgtcagggtttagggtttgtATCTTATTATTATTCGGGAAATAGCTGTAGTAATGCTGTAAAAGAAAGTCttagtaaattttaatttaataattttaatatcaaTTACTcttttagttttataaaaataaaataaaaatttgaaaaagacaccaattttaatatgaaattaataaaaaatatatataaattaaaaaataatattagtagTGAATGATACTTAGATCTCACactccactaactcacttcacttgtattttaatataaaatcaatataaaaaagtggttTCACGTTTCACTaatttttcaaccaacttttatTTACATATTAAAAAGTCATAACCACGATaatagtgacaattattgtgagaTGGAGAGATTATCTATAATACATTTCATCATTTATCAATACCTACAAAAGGGGAAAAAATTGACATTATCACTACCTACCTAAAAAAAAAGGGCAAAATTTAAACCCGTGCACTCTAGAAGTGAAGGCAAGACTCAAGAGCCTAGATAGAGCATTAAAACGGTGGGATACAAATTGTCCACGCTGTCTTCCTCAATCCTTTCACCTACTTCATCtatgccttatctttttcttcaaTTCTTAACCAATTCTTGTtaagtttttaaaaataaattaattcttgCAGCTCTACTGAAGAATAGGAGAGAGAAGGCTCTGCATTGCTTCAAAATGGCTTCAATTTCTCTGCACACAGCTCACTCCTTCCCTTCTTCACTCCACACTCAAAACCCAAAATCAACACTCTCTCACAATCTACCTATTCTCTCCAAATCTTCGCAGTCCCAATTCCATGGCCTCAAGCTCTCTAATTCGTCCCACCTCTCAATCCCATCTCCTGTTTCTGCCAAATCCGCCATTGTCGCCAAGGTACATTTACCAAGATTACATTTTTATCTCTTTTAACTAATTTGGTTTGGAATATGTAGTGGAATTTTGTTTCTTGATGGGAAAATGTGATATGTATAGGTGTCAGAAGGGACACAAGCACCGTCATTTACATTGAAGGATCAAAATGGGAGGAGTGTGAGCCTCTCCAAATTCAAAGGCAAGCCTGTGGTTGTCTATTTCTACCCTGCTGATGAAACCCCTGGCTGCACTAAGCAGGTAccattgtgtgtgtgtgtgtgttgttaaTGTGATTTGATATACTATGTTGTTTGAGAGTATTCCTACTAAACTTGTGATGAAAATGGAACATAGGTGCTTGGTGTTTTTCTGTGTTTTAGCTCAAGAATTCATGTTTAGCTTTTGGAATCAAGTTGCAATTATAGAGTTTGAAAATGAAGCATGGCAGTGCCTTGTATTCTTGAATTGTATGTTGGAAAATCGAATTGAAATGCGGGAAAATAAATGTTTGAATGAAAGAATTTTGAAGAGCTTGGGACCGAATTGTATTAGCTTGGTTGATTTCAAAATATTTCACATGTCTTCTTTTATATGAGAGTGTTGATCACTTGATTGTTATCAATCCTATAACGAGAAGGCATATTGTCTTGGTTAAGTGCAAGTCTAGTTACGGAAAGTCGACTCTTTCTACAATAAGATGATCTTGTAGTTTTAGGTTCATCTTTGATACCTGCCTTGTACTATCTTCTAGCATTTCATCTGTTCTAGTTTTTAGAATCATTTGAGAAATTGCTTGATTAGTACTACTCTGTAGTAAATCAGTTGTGCATACATGATTCTTACCGAAGATTGTACTGGTTGATGTTTTCACATGTTTGCAGGCGTGTGCTTTCAGAGACTCGTACGAAAAATTCAAGAAAGCAGGAGCCGAGGTTATCGGGATCAGTGGTGATGATACCTCATCACACAAGGTATAAGAGACTAACTTTGTTGCTTCTGGTTTCTCTTTGTAAATTTCATTCGCCTTTGAACTGAAAACTATCGTTTGATCCATTTTCAGAGCCTCGTAAGCTCTTACTCGATAGATTTTCTTCGGTTATATGGTGGTAACTTACTAAATACGAATACCATCTGATGAATGAAAGTATTTAAAGATCTAGAAAGCTTAGTTTACAATCTTGATTCCTGCATTTATTTAGGAGAGTGATTTCGTTTTCTACAAAACATTTTCTAGTAACACTCTGTTCTTTTGACCATTAGGTCTCACTTTAGAGCTCAATAGTTTCGTCTCAGCTAGCTTCGTGTTACTTTTTCTGCCACTGTCGAAAGACAATATAGCATATACGGAGAACCTTGTAATGGGAACTTACCTAATTCGTGTGTCATGTTGTTGTGCAAGGCCTTTGCGGAGAAATATAAACTCCCGTTCACCATACTCAGTGACGAGGGCAACAAAGTCAGAAAAGACTGGGGCGTCCCATCCGACCTCTTTGGCGCGCTTCCTGGAAGGCAGACCTACGTCCTCGACAAAAATGGAGTATGTCGCCTTGTCTACAACAATCAGTTCCAACCCGAGAAACACATTGATGAGACCTTGAAGTTTCTTAAAAGCGTCTGAAAACGACCCGTATCCACCTTCTCAACATCTTCCTCTGTGGAAATTTATGCCTACTTTTCTAGAGAATATGATGCTGATGTATCACTGTTACTACATCTATTGAAAGGGAACCTTGTCTTTTTCTCTTGTGTTTAGTatcttttgatttgatttggtaaaataaaacatacatGGTCATagaaaaatatgataaataacATTTTATTGATTTGAAATTACATTATTTGATCTACTTTCACTACATCTTATTTTCCATATGTAAAAAGAAATTGAACAACATACAATAGTTAGTACTTAGAAAGAAAAATGGATGTGGCATATTTATATatcaagatttgatttttatttctCCTTTTCATAGTCTTGGCTGCTGTAAGGGCTGAAGATCTCTGCAATCCAATTCTTCTTCCTGTATGAGCTCCACCCCATCTCTTCACAGATCTCGTCGCTGTGGTTGATGCTGAAGGTCGAGATGCAGCTCCGTTTGTAGAACCGTGTCGTCCTCTTCatgatctccatctcctccgtcgTCTGCTTCAGCATCCTCTCCACGCCCGGGAGCTTGAACTGCTCGTCCACCAGCTGCGACAGCCACTTGCACCGTATCTCAGCCGTGTGCAGATTCGACACGCTCTCGATGTAGCCCACGAGCGCCATGTTCGGAATCAGAGGGTTGATTGTTCCTCTGCAAAAAAAGCATCAATGAACAGTGAATTTCACTTTCATTCCTTCATACCAAGAAAGACCTAAGACAGTGACAGTTACCTGTACAATGGCATCATTCCAGAAGGGAACTCAAGGAGGCAGCGAAAAGGGTCCGGGACAATCGCCTTCAGCTTCCTCTTCCCGTCGAAACCAGTAGCGAGAACGACCACGTCGGCATCCAGCCTCGTCCCGTCCTCAAACTCGACACCCCCCTCCCAAAACCACCACTTCGCGGCCGACCTCTTGATGACAATGCTGCCCTTGTCGGCCTCCGAGAAGAAGTTCTCGGGTAGGATGGCCATCTGGCAAGAGGCGTAGTCCTCCTCGAAAGGGTGCTCGGGTTTCAACCCGTACTTCTCCAACGGAAGCTTCCATGTCAAGTAGGATTCAACGGTCTTCGACACCGCCCTCCTCTGCACATCCATATACATCAAATCATTACAAAATGAAGCACaagattataaaaaaaatcatatagaGTTATTATTACCACTGGAGAAAGCATGTGGCAGAGGAGGGATCTGAGAAATCCTTGATTAGGGCGTTCGTGTAAGAACTGAGACGCCCTTGTTGAATAGAACATGTAAAAAGGCAAACCCCAAACCGAGTAATGTGGAACTGTCCAATGAAGAGATCTCACCACCATGGTGCAGGGCTGCCCGTCCGGTCCTAAAGTTGCACCACGAAAAAAATTAGTCCGAGATTAGTTTTGTCACGAAGAAAGGCCACATAAGCAGGGGCGAACACAAAAAATTATTCGGGTAGAAACTACATATTCTAAATTTCAAGAAAATAGTTTTCATATGTTTTTTTGTGATAAAAGACGCATTTGCACAACGATTCAAGCAAAATATAAACAATTTGGCGATATTTTATGAACAAGAAAACTTTTTTAGCACCTCGTTGGCTTGAGGTGTGTCTATCAATGTTCAGAAGTCAAGACTAATCCAACGTGGCATTTATAAGATCCAACCTTATCTAATCTATCAAACCGAACACATCGAAGGAGGCAAAAAAAAATGACCTATCGTTGTCCGATATTTAACTGAAAGAATGAGAATATGAGTCCTTTTTGTTTGGCTCTATTTTTTTCTACCAAATAAGCAGCCTGCATTTAACTAATATTCAACCaagaattaataaaaaaaaatgaaactagtACAACATACCCctatttaattttgttggttAAACAACATTAAATGATTCAAATATTGTTACATGTGGGAGTGAGGGTGTGAAACTAGAAGAAAGATTCTGAGACTTTGAATTCAATTTCTAAAATAATCCCAAAATGGCAAAGTTGACTCATCGAATCATTCTTAATAAGGCATCAAAATTAAAGAATtcgtataaataaataatgtttctcaTTATTATAAACctgaaatcaaattaattaaaacaaatacCAAGTCCAAGTTTGTGTGTCcacattacttaaaaaattcCATGCAGCATCAAATAttaatccacaaaacagactttggaaatttcccaaaaaaatacCTTGATTCGCTTCTGCACATTCGACTGCCAAATCAATGGCTGATTTTTTGTAGCCGAAGACGACAACCTTCTTCCCCTTCATAAGCTCAGTCGACTCGGCCTCGTTGAGTTTGCAGTAGTCGATAGTATGCATAACTTTCCCCTTGAAAATTTCCGGGCCTTTGTTTCCCGGAAATTTAGGGATCGCCGGCACGTCACCGTACTTTCCGGTGCAGATCACGAGAAACTCGAACGAATACCACTACATAaaccaatttatttattaagcAGAATAACATATTAcatgtttttttgttgttgcGTATCATTTTATATCAAAAAAACAAACATGCATGCATATATTGAGAAATAATTAATAACCTTAATATTCTCTGAATCCTCGGCCCGGACCCCGACTTCCCAGACAGGGTGTCCGGGGAGGAGGGTCCCGTATTGGGCGGATTTGTCGTCGTTTCCTCGGCCGACGAAGCGGAGCTCAACGACCTTGGAGTGGAACTTAACGAACTTGAGGACGTCGAAGTGGGTGGCGTACGAGTGCAAGTAATCCAAGACCTCTCGGGCGGAGGGGAAGCTCGTGTTGTTCCTCTGAGTCCACGGGAAATCCGAGAACTCATAGTCGCAACGAGGGGTTTGGAGTTTCGTCGACCTGTACGAACTATGCCTCCAAACCCCTCCAATGGAGCCGGTGGCTTCAAAAACCACCGGCTCGTATTTGGCCATCTGCTTAGCGGCAGCGATGCCGCTAATGCCGCCGCCGATGATGCCGATTTTGTGGGACTCGATTGCCATATTGGTGAAATGAGGGCAAGATTTGTTTTCTTTGGTTTTGAGGCTTTTGAGATTATGGGTTTTAAGCATGTGTTTGGTTTAGTATTTATAGAGAAATTTTGTGATAATTGCATGGGATGGTTCGTGAAATTTTCTTGGGGTATTAAACCGGGTCGAACCGGGACACATCAATAATTTTTTGGGTCTACAATCACATTTGATTGGACTATGATGGTCGTGTGTTTAGGGAAATGAATTGAAATTAATACTACAATTTTCTAAATTTGTTGCTTtgtaaattttctttttattcaaGGGGACAGCTCGTGTTCAAAGGAAGGCAACAAGTGTTCCCTCTTAATTTGGCATGCCGACGGCTCGGGTATATAGGGCCTTCCCGAGCCGTCGGCTACTTGAAATATTCGATTTTCGGATTGGATTGAGACAGTATTTCtattaggtttggtatactatTTCTGAATGTTTGGCAATTTTGGAGTGTATTTGGTATACTTCTATTAGGTGCAATTTTTAACT from Salvia splendens isolate huo1 chromosome 4, SspV2, whole genome shotgun sequence encodes the following:
- the LOC121799979 gene encoding peroxiredoxin Q, chloroplastic-like, which gives rise to MASISLHTAHSFPSSLHTQNPKSTLSHNLPILSKSSQSQFHGLKLSNSSHLSIPSPVSAKSAIVAKVSEGTQAPSFTLKDQNGRSVSLSKFKGKPVVVYFYPADETPGCTKQACAFRDSYEKFKKAGAEVIGISGDDTSSHKAFAEKYKLPFTILSDEGNKVRKDWGVPSDLFGALPGRQTYVLDKNGVCRLVYNNQFQPEKHIDETLKFLKSV
- the LOC121799980 gene encoding uncharacterized protein LOC121799980 — translated: MEGLQKAYSSAVSQVQESAEKFSTYASSLEKAKPLNSSLSSSSVSALSVDQSGRLVTRSSRQFISVGTCSKLCAFCFVAGVFIGYTLKRRVKRWASRVLRRLKDD
- the LOC121799978 gene encoding probable flavin-containing monooxygenase 1, whose protein sequence is MAIESHKIGIIGGGISGIAAAKQMAKYEPVVFEATGSIGGVWRHSSYRSTKLQTPRCDYEFSDFPWTQRNNTSFPSAREVLDYLHSYATHFDVLKFVKFHSKVVELRFVGRGNDDKSAQYGTLLPGHPVWEVGVRAEDSENIKWYSFEFLVICTGKYGDVPAIPKFPGNKGPEIFKGKVMHTIDYCKLNEAESTELMKGKKVVVFGYKKSAIDLAVECAEANQGPDGQPCTMVVRSLHWTVPHYSVWGLPFYMFYSTRASQFLHERPNQGFLRSLLCHMLSPVRRAVSKTVESYLTWKLPLEKYGLKPEHPFEEDYASCQMAILPENFFSEADKGSIVIKRSAAKWWFWEGGVEFEDGTRLDADVVVLATGFDGKRKLKAIVPDPFRCLLEFPSGMMPLYRGTINPLIPNMALVGYIESVSNLHTAEIRCKWLSQLVDEQFKLPGVERMLKQTTEEMEIMKRTTRFYKRSCISTFSINHSDEICEEMGWSSYRKKNWIAEIFSPYSSQDYEKEK